The following are encoded together in the Pedobacter sp. D749 genome:
- a CDS encoding alpha/beta fold hydrolase, with amino-acid sequence MKKLKIAFTIILTGLLGRTEIMAQSNTVKTSPALEVGLVHHRKVNVNGLCVAYRESGPAGAPTILLLHGYPTSSHMFRNLIPVLNKKYHVIAPDLPGFGNTDLPDRTTYNYTFENLAKTMQGFIDELGLKRFAIYVFDYGAPTGFRLALANPEKITGIISQNGNAYVEGLSTGWNPIQKYWKNDTQENRDALRSFYSKEGTKFQYFTGVTDSSLIAPEAYILDQYFLDRPESAEIQLDLLKDYKTNVDLYPSFQKYFRTNKPKLLAVWGNKDPFFLPAGAEAYKKDIPNAIVKFYDTGHFALETHAQQIGNEILKFLSTLPK; translated from the coding sequence ATGAAAAAACTAAAAATAGCCTTCACGATCATCTTAACTGGCTTATTAGGAAGAACAGAAATTATGGCACAATCAAACACAGTTAAAACAAGTCCTGCTTTAGAAGTTGGGCTTGTTCATCACCGCAAAGTAAATGTAAACGGACTTTGCGTAGCTTATAGAGAGTCAGGCCCGGCAGGAGCACCCACAATATTATTATTGCATGGTTACCCAACATCGTCACATATGTTCCGCAATCTGATACCGGTGTTAAACAAAAAATATCACGTTATAGCCCCTGATCTTCCTGGATTTGGAAATACTGATCTGCCAGACCGTACAACTTATAACTATACTTTTGAAAATCTGGCCAAAACAATGCAGGGTTTTATTGATGAATTAGGTTTAAAAAGGTTTGCAATTTATGTATTCGATTATGGTGCACCAACCGGATTTCGTCTGGCACTTGCAAATCCAGAGAAAATTACGGGGATTATTTCGCAGAATGGTAATGCCTATGTAGAAGGATTGAGTACGGGGTGGAATCCAATTCAGAAATATTGGAAAAATGACACCCAGGAAAATAGAGATGCACTAAGGTCTTTTTATAGCAAGGAGGGAACGAAATTCCAATATTTTACTGGTGTTACCGATTCATCGCTTATAGCTCCCGAAGCTTACATTTTGGATCAGTATTTTCTAGATAGACCAGAATCTGCAGAAATTCAGCTTGACCTGTTGAAAGACTATAAAACAAATGTTGATCTGTATCCATCGTTTCAAAAGTATTTTAGAACCAATAAACCAAAATTGCTTGCTGTGTGGGGAAATAAAGATCCATTTTTTCTTCCAGCCGGAGCTGAGGCCTATAAAAAAGATATTCCAAACGCAATAGTAAAATTTTATGATACCGGCCACTTTGCGTTAGAAACCCATGCACAGCAGATAGGAAATGAAATACTGAAGTTTCTCTCCACCCTTCCAAAATAA
- a CDS encoding LysR family transcriptional regulator: MIYKDTMYLNLRFMNTNDLNLFEAVAHYGSFTKAAEAMFTVQSNVTTRIKNLEEEFGALLFTRNNRKVELTPEGEKLIRYTKQINHILDEAKRSIGKSDIVKGQIKIGFLETMMTLKGPELVNELASKFPFVDLDFRSAMRASLISDVLNYKLDAAFIPAPLDIPELEQIKIKDEQVVIVAPADCENLDVLLKKNPLKTIVFDQGCVFRAKLDSWLVSKGIAEYHKTVMNSIEGVVNFIESGIGFSVLPEEIISTFYGNRNIKTFPLPKELGLMTTILVYRKDVPLSPALKAFISISSGTKSNNIDK, from the coding sequence ATGATTTATAAAGATACTATGTATCTCAATTTAAGATTTATGAACACGAATGACCTTAATTTATTTGAAGCCGTTGCGCATTATGGCAGTTTTACAAAGGCTGCTGAAGCCATGTTTACAGTTCAATCAAATGTAACTACCCGTATAAAAAATTTGGAAGAGGAGTTTGGCGCACTACTTTTTACCAGAAACAACCGCAAGGTCGAATTAACTCCGGAAGGCGAAAAACTTATTAGGTATACCAAGCAAATCAACCATATTTTGGATGAGGCAAAAAGGTCGATTGGTAAAAGTGACATCGTAAAGGGCCAGATTAAAATTGGATTTTTGGAAACGATGATGACCCTGAAAGGGCCTGAACTTGTTAATGAACTTGCCTCTAAATTCCCTTTTGTTGACCTGGATTTTAGATCCGCGATGAGAGCCAGCTTAATTAGTGATGTGTTGAATTATAAACTAGATGCTGCATTTATCCCTGCTCCACTTGACATTCCTGAGCTTGAACAAATTAAAATAAAGGACGAACAGGTTGTAATTGTTGCTCCGGCAGATTGTGAAAACCTGGATGTTTTACTTAAAAAAAATCCGCTTAAAACAATAGTTTTCGATCAGGGCTGCGTCTTTAGAGCTAAACTTGACTCTTGGCTTGTAAGTAAAGGTATTGCCGAATATCATAAAACAGTAATGAATTCCATTGAAGGCGTTGTAAATTTCATTGAATCCGGTATTGGATTTAGTGTTCTGCCAGAAGAAATCATAAGTACGTTTTATGGTAATAGAAATATAAAAACATTCCCTCTGCCAAAGGAGTTGGGTCTTATGACAACGATTTTGGTCTACAGAAAAGATGTTCCACTTTCCCCTGCTTTAAAAGCCTTTATCAGCATCAGTAGCGGAACAAAAAGTAACAATATCGACAAATAA
- the galB gene encoding beta-galactosidase GalB codes for MKKLFYLFILISLSAAVHAQSGRSVLDFDQNWMFNLGDIPNGQNVDFNDASWRKLNLPHDWSIEGEFKKENPATVEGGALPGGIGWYRKTFTIPQTDKGKLIYIAFDGVYQKSDVWINGHHLGYRPNGYISFRYELTPYLNYGGKNVIAVKADNSLQPNSRWYSGSGIYRNVWLISTNKIAINHWGTFVTTPKVSTSHADVNLSVSIKNAAGNTQLATVVSSIYANGKVVASKTLTGLSLKDTVTTISQNFGVNKPVLWSVNKPFLYKVQTKILVDNVVVDQYETPLGIRYFNFDADKGFSLNGVYMKINGVCQHHDLGALGTAFNVHALERQFKILKEMGVNAIRTSHNPPAPQFLDLADRMGLIIMDEAFDVWQVHKRPQFDAHLFFKEWHKRDLTDQILRDRNHPSVIIWSIGNEIPEQRDTSATRIARELAGIIHQLDTTRPITTGNNEPGPGNKIVESGAVDLLGYNYHNDKLANFQKDYPGKKFIGTETASALESRGVYNTSPDTIKRWPGGGVVNGKRVSWKMNADHTVNAYDNISAPWGHTHEETLKIYKKHAFLSGQFVWTGFDYIGEPWPYQWPSRSSYFGIVDLAGFPKDVYYLYQGEWTNKTVLHILPHWNWEAGKVVDVWAYYSNADEVELFLNGKSLGTKSKQGDSLHIAWKVNYAPGTLKAVSRKNGKVVKTTEVKTAGAPARIELSADRSTIRSNDHDLSFITVKIVDKNGIMVPNADNDVKFKLSGADSFLAGVDNGSQTSHESFKADHHKAFNGLALAIIGAKNKPGTVTITATADGLPSASLPITIK; via the coding sequence ATGAAAAAATTATTTTACTTGTTTATCCTTATCAGTTTATCAGCTGCTGTGCATGCGCAAAGCGGGCGGTCGGTTTTGGATTTTGACCAAAATTGGATGTTTAACCTGGGCGACATACCCAACGGCCAAAACGTTGATTTTAATGATGCCAGCTGGCGAAAATTAAATTTACCTCATGACTGGAGCATAGAAGGCGAATTTAAAAAAGAAAACCCGGCCACTGTGGAAGGTGGCGCTTTGCCAGGCGGTATAGGCTGGTACCGTAAAACCTTTACCATCCCGCAAACGGATAAAGGCAAATTGATCTATATTGCTTTTGACGGTGTTTATCAAAAAAGCGATGTATGGATAAACGGTCATCATTTAGGTTACAGACCAAACGGTTATATCAGTTTCAGATATGAACTTACGCCCTATTTAAATTATGGCGGTAAAAATGTGATAGCTGTAAAGGCTGATAATTCTTTACAACCAAATTCCCGCTGGTATTCTGGTTCGGGCATTTACCGCAATGTTTGGCTGATAAGCACCAACAAAATTGCCATTAACCATTGGGGTACTTTTGTAACCACACCAAAGGTAAGCACCAGTCATGCCGATGTTAACCTGAGCGTTAGCATAAAAAACGCGGCAGGCAATACTCAACTTGCCACTGTTGTCAGCAGCATATATGCCAACGGCAAAGTAGTAGCAAGCAAAACCCTTACTGGCCTTAGTTTAAAGGATACGGTTACTACCATAAGCCAAAATTTCGGTGTTAATAAACCGGTATTATGGTCGGTTAACAAACCATTCCTGTATAAAGTACAAACCAAAATATTGGTGGATAATGTTGTTGTTGATCAGTATGAAACACCGCTGGGTATCCGTTATTTCAATTTTGATGCCGATAAAGGCTTCAGCCTTAACGGTGTTTACATGAAAATAAACGGCGTTTGCCAACACCATGACCTGGGCGCGCTGGGCACAGCATTTAATGTGCACGCGCTGGAGAGGCAGTTTAAAATATTAAAGGAAATGGGCGTAAATGCGATACGCACTTCACACAACCCACCCGCACCACAGTTTTTAGACCTTGCAGACCGCATGGGCCTTATTATTATGGACGAAGCATTTGACGTATGGCAGGTTCATAAGAGGCCTCAGTTTGACGCTCATCTTTTCTTTAAGGAATGGCACAAGCGCGACCTGACAGATCAGATATTGCGCGACAGGAACCACCCTTCGGTGATCATATGGAGTATTGGAAATGAAATACCCGAGCAAAGAGATACCAGCGCGACACGTATAGCCCGCGAGCTTGCCGGTATCATTCATCAACTGGATACCACAAGGCCAATCACTACAGGCAATAACGAACCCGGCCCGGGCAATAAAATTGTCGAATCGGGCGCTGTTGACCTCTTAGGTTACAATTACCATAACGATAAACTGGCCAATTTTCAGAAGGATTACCCCGGTAAAAAATTCATTGGTACGGAAACTGCTTCGGCGCTGGAAAGCCGTGGTGTTTACAATACTTCGCCCGATACCATTAAACGGTGGCCGGGAGGCGGGGTAGTGAATGGCAAAAGGGTAAGCTGGAAAATGAATGCTGATCATACCGTTAATGCTTATGATAATATTTCGGCACCCTGGGGTCATACCCATGAGGAAACCTTGAAAATATATAAAAAACATGCTTTTCTATCAGGTCAGTTCGTATGGACCGGGTTTGATTATATAGGCGAACCATGGCCTTACCAGTGGCCGTCCCGCAGTTCATACTTCGGGATAGTAGATCTGGCTGGCTTTCCTAAGGACGTTTATTATTTATATCAGGGCGAATGGACCAATAAAACAGTGCTCCACATATTACCGCACTGGAACTGGGAAGCTGGTAAAGTTGTTGATGTTTGGGCCTATTACAGTAATGCTGATGAGGTTGAACTGTTTTTAAACGGCAAATCATTAGGTACAAAATCGAAACAGGGAGACAGTCTGCACATTGCCTGGAAAGTAAACTATGCGCCGGGAACCTTAAAGGCCGTATCGCGCAAAAATGGCAAAGTGGTGAAAACTACCGAGGTTAAAACTGCAGGTGCGCCAGCCAGGATAGAATTAAGTGCCGACAGGAGCACCATACGTTCAAACGATCATGATCTTTCTTTTATTACCGTTAAAATTGTAGATAAAAATGGCATAATGGTGCCGAATGCAGATAATGATGTCAAATTCAAACTGTCAGGAGCCGACAGCTTCCTTGCGGGTGTTGATAATGGAAGCCAAACCAGCCACGAATCATTCAAAGCCGATCATCATAAAGCATTCAATGGTTTGGCTCTGGCAATTATTGGCGCTAAAAATAAACCGGGTACCGTTACAATAACAGCAACAGCCGATGGCTTACCTTCTGCATCGTTGCCCATTACTATTAAATAA